The Methanocaldococcus infernus ME region GTGGAAGGAGGAAGATGTTAGAGAAAATATATAACTTAACTTACAAGGTAGAAGAGAATTCATATATTTTAAGATTTTGCTTAAAGAGAGGTTGCTATGCCACCTCTGTTTTGAGGGAACTGTTGAGGGAAGACTATGCATCCTACAAAGTTGCTTAGGGGAAGTAAGACAAGATACTTAGAAAATAAAAAAATATTGGTTGGCTTAACCTCTTCTATAGCCATCATTGAAGCTCCTAAGCTTATGAGAGAGCTAATAAGACATGGAGCTGAAGTTTACTGCATAGCCACAGAGGAAACTAAAAAGATCATTGGAGAGGAAGCTCTAAAATTTGGATGTGGAAATAAAGTTTATTATGAAATTACTGGAGATTTAGAACATATTTCTCTTTATAATGAGTGCGACCTCTACTTAATAATTGCTACAGCCAATACTATAAGCAAGTTGGCAAATAAAATAGCTGATAATATTGTAACTACCACATATTTAATGTTTAAAGATAAGCCTGTATTAGTGGTTCCTGTAATGCATATAAACATGTATGAGAGCATAAAAGAAAACTTGGATAAGTTGAAGTATATTACTCCTAAAATAGAGGAGGGAAAAATAAAGATAGATATTGAGAGAATTGTTAAAGAAGTGATAGATAAAATTGGGAATAAATTTGAAAAGAAGGTTTTAATCTTGAATGGCTCAACTGTAGAATTTATTGATGATGTTAGAGTTATAACCAACCTCTCCTCTGGGAAGATGGGAATAGCTTTAGCTGAAGCCTTTTTAAGAGAAGGTTATGAGGTTTATATAATCATGGGCTTAGGAGAGGAGGTTCCTTACTATATAAAGAGCTTCAAGGTTTTAACATCTGAGGAAATGTTGAAAAAAGCTTTAGAGCTTGGGGAGGAAGTAGATATTATAATTTCTTGTGCTGCAATCTCTGACTTTGTGCCAGAGAAAAAAGAGGGGAAGATAAGTTCAGATGTTGAAGAGATAACTATAAAACTAAGGAGAAATATAAAAGTTTTGAAGAAGTTGAGAGAGAGGTTTAAAGATAAAATAATAGTTGGCTTTAAGGCAGAGTATAATGTTGATGAGAAAGAATTAATAGAGAGGGCTAAGAGAAGGTTAGAGGAGTATGGCTTAGATATAATTATAGCCAATGACTTATCAAAAAACTACTTTGGTAGTGACAATATAGAGGCTTACATTATTAAGAAATATGGTGAAGTTAAAAAGTGCCATGGATCTAAAAAAGAGGTTGCTAAACTTATAGTTAGTGAGGTGAAACAGTTATGAGTAGAAGAGAAGAGAGAGGCTTAGCCACAAGTGCAGGTTTAATAAGATATATGGATGAGAGCTTATCAAAAATAAGAGTTAAGCCAGAGCATGTTATTGGAGTTACTGTTGGAATAATAGTGTTAGAGGTTATCTTAACCTATGGAAGATTTTTCTAATCTTTTATCTCACTAACCCTAACCAATGGCTCTAACTTAACTCCAATCTTTTTTAAATTTTCTTCAGCTCCTTCCTCTCTATCAACAACAACTATAACCCTCTCAACTATCCCTCCAGCCTCTCTAACCTCATTGATAGCTTTTATAACACTGTTTCCTGTTGTTGTAACATCCTCAACAATTAAAACCTTCTCTCCCTCTTTTATCTCTCCCTCTATCTTGCTCATAGTTCCATAATCCTTAGGTTTCTTTCTAATAATAACTAAAGGTTTCTTGGCAAGGACAGAAACTACTGAAGCTATAGGAACTGAGCCAAGCTCTATCCCAGCTATCTTATCTTCATAAACTCTCTTAGCTATCTCCTTCCCAATCATTTCCAAAACTTCAGGGTTTGTTATAGCCTTCTTTATATCAACATAATAGCTACTTCTCTTCCCAGAGGATAAAATAAAGTCTCCAAATTTTATACATCCTATTTCCTTCAATAGCTTTGATAACATGGCTAAAACCTTGTTATACTTGGGTTAGCTATATTTCTCTCAATATTCCAAAGCTCATTTAAGATATTTGACATTATTGAAGTTCTTACTATTGGAACCTTAAATCCAGCTGCTATGTGTGAGATAGAAGAGTTTTCTCCTGAGATGATTGGGCTTAGCTCTTTTTCATTTATATAATTTATATAGTAAGATAACTCTGAAATGGTGCCTAACTCATAGGGATTTACCTTAATGAAGTCACTTTCTTCATAGAAGCCTTCAGTGCATAAGAAGCCATCAAAGTCCAAAGGCTCATTAGTCTCTAAGAAATCTATATTTTCTAAATTTTTTCCTTCAATCTTATCTTTTTCAGCCTTTAACCCTAAAAGAATCTCTAAATCTTCATCTTCCTTAATTTTGTTTATTATTTCACTAACTTTACTGATCTCATTGAAGATATTGTCACAGAGATATGAGTCATAGGCTAAGATGTAGTTATTTTTTAACTCTTCTCTTATCCTTAAATAGAACTCAACAATTTCCTCTATGGATTCTGCTGAAATTATTGGGAATAGAGAATTGTTTTCTTTATCCTTTAAGATGTCACAGGCTACTGTTGGGAGATCAGAGATAAAAGAGCCCCCAATAAATTTAAAGAGAGGCATATCTAAAGCATTAGATGCAGCCCTTGCCACACTAACAGAGATTGGCATAGTTATAGAAGAGCTTAAATTTAACTCTGAGAGAATAGTATCTATAACCTCTATATCCTTAGCAGAATAGCCAATAATCTCAGGAGCTACAACATTCTCTATCTCTGCTATAGTGTCTCTTGGCTCCTTAACCTTAACTATATCATAACCAACAGATAAATTAGTTATAATAGAAACCATTATCTTTAGCTCTCCTCTTTTAAAAACCTCTTTTGCATTAACTTGCTCTATGATAACATCTATCATTTTTTACCTCTCTCTAATAGGTTTTAAAGGAATTTTTCCTCTCTTAAACTCTTCAAAGGCTATCTTTAAAGAGCTTAACTCCTCTATATCAATGGTTGAGTAAGCTCCATCTGCTATCTGTAAGCTTCTTGCTCCTATAATTCTTGCAACTTCAAACTTTGTTAGCTTCATCTCCCCTCACTTATTTAAAGTTTTAAAATAAAAAATTGGTGGGGCCGCCGGGACTTGAACCCGGGTCGCACGCCCCCCAAGCGCACAGGATAACCAGGCTACCCCACGGCCCCTTGGAAAAAGGTTAAGAAAGATAGTTATAGATAAGTTTCATCATGTTTTATCATTTCATCTATTATCTCTTCTCCATTCTTTCCAATTCTGTATGAGATGAACATCCTTCTACAGCAGTATTTTTTAATTCCTAAGTCATCTAAAACCTTTCCTGGATCTTCTCCTTTTAACACTCTCTCTTTATACTCTTCAAAAACTTCAGCAATAACATTACCACAAGAAAAACATCTTATAGGAAACATCATAAAAATCACATAAAAAAGTTTTTAAGAATTTATCTATAGGATTTTTGTCTCTTAGCTCTTGGTCCTTTTGTAGACCTACTTGGCTTGTGTGGTTCAG contains the following coding sequences:
- the coaBC gene encoding bifunctional phosphopantothenoylcysteine decarboxylase/phosphopantothenate--cysteine ligase CoaBC; this encodes MHPTKLLRGSKTRYLENKKILVGLTSSIAIIEAPKLMRELIRHGAEVYCIATEETKKIIGEEALKFGCGNKVYYEITGDLEHISLYNECDLYLIIATANTISKLANKIADNIVTTTYLMFKDKPVLVVPVMHINMYESIKENLDKLKYITPKIEEGKIKIDIERIVKEVIDKIGNKFEKKVLILNGSTVEFIDDVRVITNLSSGKMGIALAEAFLREGYEVYIIMGLGEEVPYYIKSFKVLTSEEMLKKALELGEEVDIIISCAAISDFVPEKKEGKISSDVEEITIKLRRNIKVLKKLRERFKDKIIVGFKAEYNVDEKELIERAKRRLEEYGLDIIIANDLSKNYFGSDNIEAYIIKKYGEVKKCHGSKKEVAKLIVSEVKQL
- a CDS encoding preprotein translocase subunit Sec61beta, producing MSRREERGLATSAGLIRYMDESLSKIRVKPEHVIGVTVGIIVLEVILTYGRFF
- the pyrE gene encoding orotate phosphoribosyltransferase; this encodes MLSKLLKEIGCIKFGDFILSSGKRSSYYVDIKKAITNPEVLEMIGKEIAKRVYEDKIAGIELGSVPIASVVSVLAKKPLVIIRKKPKDYGTMSKIEGEIKEGEKVLIVEDVTTTGNSVIKAINEVREAGGIVERVIVVVDREEGAEENLKKIGVKLEPLVRVSEIKD
- a CDS encoding DNA-directed RNA polymerase subunit K translates to MKLTKFEVARIIGARSLQIADGAYSTIDIEELSSLKIAFEEFKRGKIPLKPIRER
- a CDS encoding DNA-directed RNA polymerase subunit N codes for the protein MMFPIRCFSCGNVIAEVFEEYKERVLKGEDPGKVLDDLGIKKYCCRRMFISYRIGKNGEEIIDEMIKHDETYL